GCGCCGCCCAGACAGACTGGGCGGCGCGGAAGAATGCTACAGAACGAGTTCGCGAATTAACGCGAGCTTCTCTTGCTCGTCGCGCTGAAGGATGGCCTCCAGCGAAAACTTTGTCGTCAAAGTATCGACGAGAGAGTAAAACTCCTCATCGATTCGCAGCTTGAAGGAAGCGGGATTTGCGAACAGGTGCTTCCATTTGCCGTCAGACATGCGAGCGAGAAATTTTGAAGTCAGGTACACGGGGCCCTTAAGCTTCAAAACCATCGTCTCTTGGTCGTCGAGCAACCGCACCATGTGGCCTTCGTGGTGACAAGCGGCGTTGAGCTTCAGCAGCTCACCGAACGTCGTCTCAAAGTGCTCCGGCCGGCGGAAGCCCAGCTCTGCGGCCAGGTCGTCCAGCTCACCTTCTGTCAGCAGCGACGACCCTTGTCGGATTTCGCGCGCGCCGATGAGGTGCAAGCCGTGGTCTTCCTTCTCGTAGGGAACGATATGTGGGTCCTTTTCGTGCAGAACTTCGAACATCAGCGTCAAGGGACGCTTGCTGAACAGCTTTAGCATCTTCCCGCGAACCGGGCCGGTAATGAAGTCCTTGATGTAGCCGACGAAATCGCTTTCGAAGCTACCGGTCGTGTGCACCAGCAGGTCGGACCGCATCACAGGGTGGGGGCTCACGACTCCGAGGAATCCGTTGAGTTTCACCACCGCGCGCACCCGAGTCTCGGGCGCCAGGTCGAGACCCGCCCCCTCCTCCTTGTAGTTGAAAACCTTGTCGAACGGCTGCGAGACGACGTTGCCCGCCACGTCGTAGACATGGCCGCGCGCCCGCAGAAGTGCACTGTTCGTACCCCACAGGTGCTCGTAAAACACCGACTTTGCGTACTTGAAGAGGCGCAAGCCGTAGCGGGTGTCAGTCGACACTGTTGCCAGCTTGTTTGTCACCAGTTCCTGCAGGCCAACGTAGGGTGCAACCCGGGCAGCTTGCACTGCATTAAAGTCGTACGTCGTGGGCAGAGGCACGACCGAGCTCTTGCCCTTCAGGTAGTCATCCAGCCGCATTGCGAGCAACGAGCCGTTCTGAAACGCGTGTGCGTCCAGGCTCACCACCTTCACCTGCCAGCTCGTACCCGGGATGTGCCCGCGGATGTAGTACTGGCGTTTGGTTGGCGGCACCAGCTCGGCAGAGCAGAAGTCGTACGTGTCGAGGTAGCGCTGCATGGCCGCGTCTGAGTCGAATCGGCCCCAGTTCGATGCGCCGTGAAGCACTTCGTCGCGCGGGGTTCGCATCAGATTGAACGCCTTGGCGTCGGCATGGGCGAACACCACCCGCTGGGTGTCGTTCTCGTACATTGCGAAGTGCGGCAACGAGCGCAGGAACGCGATGATGCGCTCCCCCTCGTCCTCAGGCAGGCGCAGCAGCTCCATGCCGGTCTGGGCATTGCTGAAGGAGCGCCAGAAGTCCAGCTTCTCCTGCTTGGCCGTGTCCCAGAACGCGACGAGCTTTGCGTCATGGTTACCCATGACCACCTTTGCCAGCCCAGCCGCGCACATACGCATCACGAAACGCAGCGTCTCGATGCTCTCCGGACCCCGGTCGACCAGGTCGCCCAGGAAAAGGAGCCGGCGCCCGTCGCGATGGCGATGGAGTCCGTCTGGGCACTCCTCGTACCCCAGCTTCTCGAGCAGGGCACGCAGTTCGCGCAGCAGGCCATGAATGTCGCCGACAATGTCCCAGTTTTCGCCCTCCAGCTGAAGAGGCGCCACCACGCGGACTACCGCGTCGGACGTCACGACTTCGTGAGGAAAGCGAGAGGTGCGCTGATAGCCGCCAAGCACGTACGCGGGGGCCTTGCCCTGCGCTGGCACCGTGACACCTTCGAGGAACTCTTGGATGGCGCGCTCAGGCACACGAGCGCTTCGGCTCGCGTTCTGGGCGAGCACCCGCTCCATCGGAGTATCGACGATGATGACCTTGAACGGCACGCCGGCTTGCTGGGCCATCTTGGCGAAGCGAGCGCGGTCGAAGCTTCCGGGGATTTCGTCCGCCACGAGCGTGGCGTCGACGATG
This window of the Variovorax sp. PBL-H6 genome carries:
- a CDS encoding AAA family ATPase → MQVINIPAGSLAVLSGLPGAGKSHLLQNSRLPHGIVQSSDALRRAFGGESVFIAADGHVVSEPLQSVSLLVWETIEKVVEERLKQGLTTIVDATLVADEIPGSFDRARFAKMAQQAGVPFKVIIVDTPMERVLAQNASRSARVPERAIQEFLEGVTVPAQGKAPAYVLGGYQRTSRFPHEVVTSDAVVRVVAPLQLEGENWDIVGDIHGLLRELRALLEKLGYEECPDGLHRHRDGRRLLFLGDLVDRGPESIETLRFVMRMCAAGLAKVVMGNHDAKLVAFWDTAKQEKLDFWRSFSNAQTGMELLRLPEDEGERIIAFLRSLPHFAMYENDTQRVVFAHADAKAFNLMRTPRDEVLHGASNWGRFDSDAAMQRYLDTYDFCSAELVPPTKRQYYIRGHIPGTSWQVKVVSLDAHAFQNGSLLAMRLDDYLKGKSSVVPLPTTYDFNAVQAARVAPYVGLQELVTNKLATVSTDTRYGLRLFKYAKSVFYEHLWGTNSALLRARGHVYDVAGNVVSQPFDKVFNYKEEGAGLDLAPETRVRAVVKLNGFLGVVSPHPVMRSDLLVHTTGSFESDFVGYIKDFITGPVRGKMLKLFSKRPLTLMFEVLHEKDPHIVPYEKEDHGLHLIGAREIRQGSSLLTEGELDDLAAELGFRRPEHFETTFGELLKLNAACHHEGHMVRLLDDQETMVLKLKGPVYLTSKFLARMSDGKWKHLFANPASFKLRIDEEFYSLVDTLTTKFSLEAILQRDEQEKLALIRELVL